A window of the Helianthus annuus cultivar XRQ/B chromosome 4, HanXRQr2.0-SUNRISE, whole genome shotgun sequence genome harbors these coding sequences:
- the LOC110935924 gene encoding BTB/POZ and TAZ domain-containing protein 1 has translation MCRSSVSPPVNNSGQVSGEPVESIVYIVTSGGRRIPAHAKILASSSPVLESITDQKRRRSEKIIPINGVPCDAVEVFVSFLYFNRCNEEQMEKFGIHLLALAHVYLVPQLKAQCTKALIGRLTVENVVDILQLARLCDAPDLYLKCMKVISNRFKSVEETEAWKFLQNNDPFLELEILKFIDEVESRRKSTRKHMQEQSLYFQLSEAMDCLQHICTEGCTSVGPYDRKPSKNRAPCSKFSTCEGLQHSIYHFSNCKKRVNGGCVRCKRMWQLFKLHSSICESPDSTCKVPLCRQFKTRGTQVKNNKQEERWELLVKKVVAAKAKEKIRTTRTPTKII, from the exons ATGTGTAGAAGCTCTGTGTCACCTCCGGTGAATAACTCCGGTCAGGTTTCCGGCGAACCTGTTGAAAGTATTGTCTATATTGTAACTTCCGGTGGACGTAGGATTCCTGCACACGCTAAAATTCTG GCATCATCGTCGCCTGTGTTGGAAAGCATAACTGATCAGAAGCGCCGGCGCTCCGAGAAGATCATTCCGATCAACGGCGTTCCATGTGACGCTGTAGAAGTCTTCGTTAGCTTCCTTTATTTCAATAG ATGCAACGAAGAACAGATGGAGAAATTCGGTATCCATCTGCTAGCACTGGCTCATGTTTACTTGGTGCCACAGCTAAAGGCGCAGTGTACGAAGGCGTTGATCGGACGCCTGACGGTGGAGAACGTGGTGGATATTCTCCAACTGGCGCGGCTCTGCGATGCACCTGATCTTTACCTGAAGTGCATGAAAGTGATATCTAACAGATTCAAGTCTGTTGAAGAAACAGAAGCATGGAAGTTCCTTCAAAACAATGATCCGTTTCTTGAACTTGAAATCCTCAAGTTCATTGATGAAGTTGAATCG AGGAGGAAAAGTACTAGAAAGCATATGCAAGAACAGAGTTTGTATTTCCAGTTGAGTGAAGCTATGGATTGTTTACAGCACATTTGCACAGAAGGTTGCACAAGTGTAGGACCGTATGACAGAAAACCGAGCAAGAACAGAGCACCTTGCAGCAAATTCTCGACATGCGAAGGCCTCCAACACTCGATTTATCACTTCTCGAACTGTAAGAAGAGAGTCAATGGTGGTTGTGTTCGGTGTAAACGTATGTGGCAGCTCTTCAAACTCCATTCTTCCATTTGTGAATCACCTGATTCTACTTGCAAAGTTCCCCTCTGCAG GCAATTCAAAACAAGAGGGACACAAGTGAAAAACAATAAGCAAGAAGAAAGATGGGAATTGCTAGTTAAAAAAGTGGTGGCAGCTAAAGCCAAAGAGAAAATTAGAACAACAAGAACTCCAACCAAGATCATTTAG